One part of the Marinobacterium rhizophilum genome encodes these proteins:
- a CDS encoding sigma-54-dependent Fis family transcriptional regulator: protein MSIATSDTSHDRLILDSWERCRAYGLDHGSQPGLQQLASSECKVLREEHNALVHTTGQEVLPFYENILSNSKCMILLTDCRGQVLNGWGDQRFVGPRQKAFFQQGTSWQERAHGTNAIGTAIASGQAVQVQRDEHFLKANRFMIGSAAPIFDVNRDLLGVLDVSSDAYLPQAHTLGMVKLMSQSVENRLIIKMFSAEHFVLTFNTNLDNIDSQWSGLLVFNEAGTVISANRRAELLLGYDLALASISQLFDCRLRDLKNQPELLPLQLKTPGQHHMYGVIKRPSQQVIQVVDFRQPQPAAPAPAPTPGSNTDPTRPRDGVIGLDQIGYGDARVDRCVRQAERIIEKDIPILIHGETGVGKEVFVKALHQHSSRSRFALVAVNCAAIPGELVESELFGYEKGAFTGASNKGAIGLIRKAHRGTLFLDEIGEMPLQAQARLLRVLQERKVTPLGSTESYPVDIKLVSATNRCLRSQVQDGHFRQDLYYRVTGLNIELPPLRERTDRRALFQQVHRLHRDPGQSAPLSEEILKLFDLHPWPGNIRQLISVLQIALAMADDDPIEAWHLPDDFFQDIEQQRNAPPASSAPGSIAQCPPHAPEQGEPAAQPSVADAASQPPAPLQEAASAEATLAAYSLHQGNISRTAKALGISRNTLYKRLRDLGLRQS, encoded by the coding sequence ATGAGCATTGCGACCAGCGACACCTCACATGACCGTCTGATTCTCGACTCCTGGGAGCGTTGCCGCGCCTACGGGCTGGATCACGGCAGCCAGCCAGGGCTGCAGCAACTGGCAAGTTCGGAGTGCAAGGTACTGCGCGAGGAACACAATGCCCTGGTGCACACCACCGGGCAGGAAGTGCTGCCCTTCTACGAGAACATTCTCTCCAACAGCAAATGCATGATTCTGCTCACCGACTGCCGCGGCCAGGTGCTCAACGGCTGGGGCGACCAGCGCTTCGTGGGGCCGCGTCAAAAGGCCTTTTTTCAGCAGGGCACCAGCTGGCAGGAAAGAGCCCACGGCACCAATGCCATCGGTACCGCGATTGCGTCCGGGCAGGCGGTGCAGGTACAGCGTGATGAACACTTCCTCAAGGCCAACCGCTTCATGATCGGTTCGGCGGCGCCCATTTTCGATGTCAATCGCGACCTGCTCGGTGTGCTGGATGTTTCCAGCGATGCCTACCTGCCCCAGGCCCATACCCTGGGGATGGTCAAACTGATGTCACAGTCGGTGGAAAACCGGCTGATTATCAAAATGTTCAGCGCTGAACACTTTGTGCTCACCTTCAACACCAACCTGGACAACATCGACAGCCAGTGGTCGGGACTTTTGGTGTTCAATGAAGCTGGCACCGTCATCTCGGCCAACCGCCGGGCCGAGTTGCTGCTGGGGTACGACCTGGCGCTGGCCAGTATCAGCCAACTGTTCGACTGCCGATTGCGGGACCTGAAAAACCAGCCCGAGCTGCTCCCCCTGCAACTCAAAACGCCCGGCCAGCATCACATGTACGGCGTCATCAAACGCCCGAGCCAGCAGGTGATTCAAGTGGTTGATTTTCGCCAGCCCCAGCCCGCTGCCCCCGCGCCAGCCCCGACCCCTGGCTCGAACACAGACCCCACAAGGCCCCGCGATGGCGTCATCGGGCTGGACCAGATCGGTTATGGCGATGCCCGGGTTGATCGCTGCGTGCGCCAGGCCGAACGCATTATCGAAAAGGACATCCCCATTTTGATCCACGGTGAAACCGGCGTCGGCAAGGAGGTGTTCGTCAAGGCGCTGCACCAGCACAGCTCGCGCAGCCGCTTTGCGCTGGTGGCGGTCAACTGCGCCGCCATACCCGGCGAACTGGTGGAGTCCGAACTGTTTGGCTATGAAAAAGGCGCCTTTACCGGGGCCAGCAACAAGGGCGCCATCGGCCTGATCCGCAAGGCGCACAGGGGTACGCTGTTTCTGGACGAAATCGGCGAAATGCCGCTCCAGGCCCAGGCCCGACTGCTGCGCGTGCTGCAGGAACGCAAGGTCACACCGCTGGGGTCCACCGAGTCCTACCCGGTGGATATCAAGCTCGTTTCAGCCACCAACCGCTGCCTTCGCAGCCAGGTGCAGGATGGCCACTTCCGCCAGGACCTGTACTACCGCGTCACCGGCCTGAATATCGAGCTGCCACCGCTGCGCGAACGCACCGACAGGCGCGCACTCTTCCAGCAGGTACACCGGCTGCACCGCGATCCCGGCCAGAGCGCGCCCCTGTCCGAGGAAATACTAAAGCTGTTCGACCTGCATCCCTGGCCCGGCAATATTCGCCAGCTGATCAGCGTGCTGCAGATTGCGCTGGCCATGGCGGACGACGACCCGATCGAGGCCTGGCACCTGCCCGACGACTTCTTTCAGGATATCGAACAGCAGCGCAACGCCCCGCCCGCAAGTTCAGCCCCGGGATCCATTGCTCAGTGTCCGCCCCATGCTCCCGAGCAGGGCGAGCCCGCCGCGCAGCCCTCCGTTGCCGATGCAGCGTCCCAGCCGCCTGCGCCGTTACAGGAAGCCGCGTCGGCAGAAGCCACCCTGGCGGCCTACAGCCTGCACCAAGGCAATATATCCCGCACCGCCAAGGCGCTGGGCATCAGCCGCAACACCCTGTACAAGCGCTTGCGCGATCTGGGACTGCGCCAGTCGTAA
- the glpK gene encoding glycerol kinase GlpK: protein MTKYLLAIDQGTTSSRAIVFSGEGQIEATCQQEFAQHFPEDGWVEHAPADIWDSVLQTCRDVLAKRGIAAEQVAAIGITNQRETTLVWDRNTGEPLYNAIVWQDRRTAQYCESLKEQGLEATINAKTGLLIDPYFSATKIRWILQQVPGALERAERGELVFGTVDTYLLWHLTGGREHRTDATNASRTLLFNIHTQQWDQELLDLFGIPASMLPEVMDSSDDFGRVDAELLGAEIPVYGVAGDQQAALFGQTCFREGMAKSTYGTGCFLMLNTGLKALKSEHRLLTTVAYRLNGVPTYALEGSIFVAGATIQWLRDGLQLIRGASEAEPLAEQTSLDHGVYLVPAFTGLGAPHWDPNARGAIFGLTRDTGIKEIVTAGLQSVCYQTKDLQKAMESDGVRPVALRVDGGMVANNWVLNYLADILGATVDRPRIIETTALGVAYLAGLKAGVFDSLESLEKLWQCERRFEPSMDKARRDGLYEGWKKAVSRVQTN, encoded by the coding sequence ATGACTAAGTATTTACTGGCAATCGATCAGGGCACGACCAGCTCCAGGGCCATTGTTTTTTCAGGCGAGGGCCAGATTGAGGCCACCTGCCAGCAGGAGTTCGCACAGCACTTTCCCGAGGATGGCTGGGTGGAGCATGCGCCTGCCGATATCTGGGACTCGGTGCTGCAGACCTGCCGTGATGTCCTGGCCAAGCGTGGTATAGCCGCGGAACAGGTCGCCGCCATCGGCATTACCAATCAGCGTGAAACCACCCTGGTGTGGGATCGCAACACCGGTGAGCCGCTCTACAATGCCATCGTCTGGCAGGACCGGCGCACGGCGCAATACTGTGAATCTCTCAAGGAGCAGGGGCTGGAGGCGACGATTAACGCCAAGACCGGCCTGCTGATAGACCCCTATTTTTCCGCCACCAAGATTCGCTGGATTCTGCAACAGGTGCCAGGTGCCCTAGAGCGGGCCGAGCGCGGAGAGCTGGTATTCGGTACCGTGGATACCTACCTGCTGTGGCATTTGACCGGCGGGCGCGAGCATCGCACCGATGCCACCAATGCATCGCGTACGCTGCTGTTCAATATCCATACCCAGCAGTGGGACCAGGAGCTGCTGGACCTGTTTGGTATCCCGGCCAGTATGCTGCCAGAGGTGATGGACTCGTCCGATGATTTCGGTCGTGTGGATGCCGAACTGCTGGGGGCCGAGATACCGGTCTACGGCGTCGCCGGTGACCAGCAGGCGGCGCTGTTCGGGCAGACCTGTTTTCGTGAGGGCATGGCCAAGAGTACCTATGGCACCGGCTGTTTCTTGATGCTCAATACCGGGCTCAAGGCACTCAAGTCTGAACATCGCCTGCTCACCACAGTGGCCTATCGCCTGAATGGCGTGCCCACCTATGCGCTGGAGGGCAGCATCTTTGTGGCCGGCGCCACCATTCAGTGGTTACGCGATGGCCTGCAGCTGATTCGCGGCGCCAGCGAGGCGGAGCCCCTGGCCGAGCAGACATCCCTGGATCACGGGGTTTACCTGGTGCCTGCCTTTACCGGGCTTGGAGCACCCCATTGGGACCCCAATGCCCGCGGCGCCATCTTTGGTCTCACGCGCGATACCGGTATCAAGGAAATCGTAACGGCGGGTCTGCAGTCGGTCTGCTACCAGACCAAGGATCTGCAAAAAGCCATGGAAAGCGATGGCGTGCGCCCGGTGGCGCTGCGGGTGGATGGCGGCATGGTGGCGAATAACTGGGTGCTGAACTACCTGGCCGATATTCTGGGCGCCACGGTGGATCGACCCAGGATCATCGAAACCACGGCACTGGGCGTGGCTTACCTGGCGGGCCTGAAGGCCGGTGTGTTTGATTCGCTGGAGTCGCTGGAAAAACTGTGGCAATGCGAGCGGCGTTTTGAACCCAGCATGGACAAGGCGCGGCGTGACGGCCTCTATGAGGGCTGGAAGAAAGCGGTGTCCAGGGTGCAGACGAACTAG
- a CDS encoding DeoR/GlpR family transcriptional regulator, producing MTQRRRQDLILEMVQASGFVTIDELVTHFQVTPQTIRRDLNQLAQDNKLRRHHGGAGVESSTENTAYQARKIMDLEAKEKIAQQLVRIIPDGASLFINIGTTTETIARALLNHNNLRIVTNNLHVAAILCAKEDFSVIVAGGEVRNRDGGIVGEATRDFINQFQMDFGIIGISGIHSDGTLLDFDYREVRVAQTIIANSRQVLLAADHSKFGRNAMVRLGNIAQAHHFFTDQPPPMEIRQQLIDHQVELHIV from the coding sequence ATGACACAGCGTCGCAGACAGGACCTGATTCTCGAAATGGTCCAGGCCTCCGGTTTTGTCACCATCGACGAGCTGGTCACGCACTTCCAGGTGACGCCCCAGACCATCAGGCGCGACCTGAACCAGCTGGCGCAGGACAACAAGCTGCGGCGCCACCACGGCGGTGCCGGCGTTGAATCCAGTACCGAAAACACCGCCTACCAGGCGCGCAAGATCATGGACCTGGAGGCCAAGGAAAAGATCGCCCAGCAGCTGGTCAGGATCATCCCCGATGGCGCCTCGCTGTTTATCAACATCGGCACCACCACCGAGACTATCGCCCGCGCCCTGCTCAATCACAACAACCTTCGCATCGTGACCAACAACCTGCATGTGGCCGCCATTCTCTGCGCCAAGGAAGACTTCAGTGTCATCGTCGCAGGCGGCGAAGTGCGCAACCGTGACGGCGGCATCGTCGGCGAAGCCACGCGGGATTTCATCAACCAGTTTCAGATGGACTTTGGCATCATCGGCATCAGCGGTATCCACAGTGACGGCACCCTGCTGGACTTCGACTACCGCGAAGTGCGGGTTGCCCAGACCATTATCGCCAACTCCCGCCAGGTGCTGCTCGCAGCCGACCACTCCAAGTTCGGTCGCAACGCCATGGTGCGCCTGGGCAATATTGCCCAGGCGCACCATTTCTTTACCGACCAGCCCCCGCCGATGGAAATTCGCCAGCAGCTGATCGACCACCAGGTCGAACTGCACATCGTCTGA
- the glpD gene encoding glycerol-3-phosphate dehydrogenase yields the protein MTSEQTVQDLIVIGGGVNGAGIAMDAAGRGLKVMLCEMNDLASATSSSSSKLIHGGLRYLEHYEFRLVREALAERECLLRNSPHIMWPLRFRLPHRPHLRPAWMIRAGLFLYDNLAKRELLPASNGIRFAPEGPLINDITRGFEYSDGWVDDARLVVLVAMAAREKGADIRTRSRCIRAERDGGLWAVTLRCEHSGREETHRCRALVNAAGPWVSQLFNEAMTIPAPKQIRMVKGSHIVVPRIHDEHQAYILQNEDNRIVFVIPYEDNFSLVGTTDVDYRGNPRDVAISAEETDYLISVVNSHFKQKIAVSDVVWSYSGVRPLMDEETGSAQKASRDYSFETDYRAGKAPLLSVFGGKITTYRKLAEAATNSICEHFPQARGAWTRTAALPGGDFESPHKLLSQLARQYPWLPVALARRFVRTYGTLSHRILEGCTAVTDLGTHFGASLYAREVHYLVEFEWAREAEDVLWRRTKQGLYLQEAECAAVEHYIKELLSQPPLALVSARS from the coding sequence ATGACCTCTGAACAGACAGTCCAAGATCTCATCGTCATCGGCGGCGGCGTCAACGGCGCCGGTATCGCCATGGATGCGGCCGGTCGCGGCCTGAAAGTCATGCTGTGCGAAATGAATGACCTGGCATCGGCCACGTCATCGAGCAGCAGCAAGCTGATCCACGGCGGCCTGCGCTACCTGGAACACTACGAATTCCGCCTGGTACGCGAAGCCCTGGCCGAGCGCGAATGCCTGCTGCGCAACTCGCCCCACATCATGTGGCCACTGCGCTTTCGCCTGCCCCACCGCCCCCACCTGCGCCCCGCCTGGATGATTCGGGCCGGCCTGTTCCTGTATGACAACCTGGCCAAACGCGAACTGCTGCCGGCATCCAACGGCATCAGGTTTGCCCCCGAAGGCCCGCTGATCAACGATATTACCCGGGGTTTCGAATACTCCGACGGCTGGGTCGACGATGCTCGCCTCGTGGTACTGGTGGCCATGGCGGCGCGGGAGAAGGGGGCCGATATACGCACCCGTTCGCGCTGTATCAGGGCCGAACGCGACGGTGGTCTCTGGGCGGTCACACTCAGGTGCGAGCACAGCGGGCGCGAAGAAACCCATCGCTGCCGCGCCCTGGTCAACGCCGCCGGCCCCTGGGTCAGCCAGCTGTTCAACGAAGCCATGACCATCCCGGCCCCCAAGCAGATCCGCATGGTGAAAGGCAGCCATATCGTGGTGCCACGCATCCACGATGAACACCAGGCCTACATTCTGCAGAACGAAGACAACCGCATCGTTTTCGTGATTCCCTACGAAGACAACTTCTCGCTGGTGGGTACCACCGATGTCGACTACCGGGGCAACCCGCGGGATGTCGCCATTTCAGCGGAAGAAACGGACTACCTGATCTCGGTGGTGAACAGTCACTTCAAGCAAAAAATCGCAGTCAGTGATGTGGTCTGGAGCTACTCAGGCGTACGCCCGCTGATGGACGAGGAAACCGGCTCCGCCCAGAAGGCCTCGCGCGACTATAGCTTTGAAACCGACTACAGGGCCGGCAAGGCACCTCTGCTATCCGTGTTTGGTGGCAAGATCACCACCTACCGCAAGCTGGCGGAAGCCGCCACCAACAGCATTTGCGAACACTTTCCCCAGGCCCGTGGCGCCTGGACGCGCACCGCCGCCCTGCCAGGCGGCGACTTCGAAAGCCCGCACAAACTGCTCAGCCAACTCGCGCGCCAGTACCCCTGGCTGCCCGTCGCCCTGGCACGCCGTTTTGTACGCACCTACGGCACCCTCAGCCATCGCATCCTCGAGGGCTGTACGGCGGTGACGGACCTGGGCACGCACTTTGGCGCCAGCCTGTACGCCCGGGAAGTGCACTACCTGGTCGAGTTTGAATGGGCACGGGAAGCCGAGGACGTACTGTGGCGGCGCACCAAGCAGGGCCTCTACCTGCAGGAAGCCGAATGCGCCGCCGTCGAGCATTACATCAAGGAACTGCTGAGCCAGCCGCCGCTGGCGCTGGTATCTGCACGCAGCTGA
- a CDS encoding retropepsin-like aspartic protease family protein, which yields MNDAKPRIGRLMWLAAWLSLLAVLVLGFDAWLEGQHNPNAELMVVDADGPVEVVLQRSRSGHYIAPGRINGEPVQFLVDTGATRISVPLSLAQRLGLKQGYASQATTANGLVTVYDTQLDEVRLGSIVLRNVAGNINPGMPGEVVLLGMSFMKDLEMVQRGDTLTLRLH from the coding sequence ATGAATGACGCGAAACCCCGTATCGGTCGGCTGATGTGGCTCGCCGCCTGGCTGTCACTCCTCGCTGTGCTGGTGCTGGGCTTTGATGCCTGGCTCGAGGGGCAGCACAACCCCAATGCCGAGTTGATGGTTGTGGACGCGGATGGCCCGGTGGAAGTGGTGCTGCAGCGCAGTCGCAGCGGGCACTATATTGCGCCCGGTCGCATCAATGGCGAGCCGGTACAGTTTCTGGTGGATACCGGTGCCACGCGCATCAGCGTACCGCTGTCCCTGGCGCAGCGTCTGGGGCTAAAGCAGGGTTACGCCAGCCAGGCCACCACGGCCAATGGGCTGGTGACCGTGTATGACACCCAGCTGGATGAAGTCCGTCTGGGGTCCATCGTGCTGCGTAATGTGGCGGGCAATATCAATCCCGGCATGCCGGGCGAGGTGGTCTTGCTGGGCATGAGCTTCATGAAGGACCTTGAGATGGTGCAGCGAGGTGACACCCTGACGCTGCGCCTGCATTGA
- a CDS encoding SDR family oxidoreductase: MQIDGKVFVITGGARGLGFGMAQHLASLGAQLALIDLNQDSLDAAVQQLEQAGARARGYVCDISVEDQVESVFVAIRRDFGALHGLVNNAGLMRDGLLIKLKDGKLVGKMSFDQWSAVVNVNLSGTFLCGREAAAIMAEQGEGGVIVNISSVSRAGNMGQTNYSATKAGVATMVTSWAGELARYNIRVGGIAPGVIATEMTAQMKPEAIERMLQAVPLKRLGEVAEMAHTLQYIIENDFFTGRIVEMDGGLRV, from the coding sequence ATGCAGATTGATGGCAAAGTATTCGTAATTACCGGCGGTGCCCGCGGTCTTGGGTTTGGCATGGCGCAGCATCTGGCGTCCCTGGGGGCCCAGCTGGCACTGATTGACCTGAACCAGGACAGTCTGGATGCGGCGGTACAGCAGCTGGAGCAGGCGGGCGCCCGGGCGCGGGGCTATGTGTGTGATATATCCGTGGAAGACCAGGTCGAGAGCGTTTTTGTCGCCATCAGGCGGGACTTCGGTGCCCTGCATGGCCTGGTGAACAATGCCGGCCTGATGCGCGATGGCCTGCTGATCAAGCTGAAAGACGGCAAGCTGGTGGGGAAAATGAGTTTCGACCAGTGGTCTGCGGTGGTCAATGTCAACCTGTCCGGCACCTTCCTGTGTGGCCGGGAGGCTGCGGCCATCATGGCGGAGCAGGGCGAGGGCGGCGTGATCGTGAATATTTCCTCGGTGTCCCGTGCCGGCAATATGGGCCAGACCAACTATTCCGCCACCAAGGCGGGTGTCGCGACCATGGTCACCAGCTGGGCCGGTGAGCTGGCGCGCTACAACATTCGTGTCGGTGGTATCGCTCCCGGGGTGATCGCCACCGAAATGACGGCGCAGATGAAGCCCGAAGCCATCGAGCGCATGCTGCAGGCGGTACCGCTCAAGCGTCTGGGTGAAGTGGCCGAAATGGCTCATACGCTGCAGTACATTATCGAGAACGACTTCTTTACCGGGCGTATCGTCGAAATGGATGGCGGTTTGCGGGTGTAG
- a CDS encoding propionyl-CoA synthetase produces the protein MDYTDAYRQSLENPEAYWAQQAEQVAWFKKPATMLETTPQGSHSWFADGELNSCYLALDWQIEQGRGDQVALYYDSPVSSVREAITYRELLERVARFAGALKTLGVDKGDRVVIYMPMVPEAAVAMLACARLGAVHSVVFGGFAANELAVRIDDAQPKLILTASCGIEMDKTLAYKPLVDKAIALATHKPAHTLVLQRPMLQADMDAPRDLDWHAVQRGVEPADCVPVKGRDPLYILYTSGTTGQPKGIVRDNGGHAVALLYALRNVYGMNPGDVWWGASDIGWVVGHSFIVYGPLMGGCSAVFYEGKPVRTPDAGAYWRVIEEYGVNAMFCAPTAFRAVRKEDPEGRLSKAYDLSSLKRLFVAGEKLDSSTHDWLAGLLGVPVMDHWWQTETGWPMTSAMTGWSSPSAPRLGSTNKAIPGYDIRVLDSDGGEVPAGESGNICVRLPMPPGVTWSIWNQPERFTQAYLSLFPGYYHTGDGGYVDADGYVFITGRTDDVINVSGHRLSTGEMEEVVSGHPAVAECAVIGVQDALKGQLPVGLVVLKSGEDIDAARLEAELVQRVRDQVGALACFRRVLVVQRLPKTRSGKILRAVLRKIAVGENYQTPSTIDDASILPEISSAMQQAGLV, from the coding sequence ATGGACTACACCGACGCTTATCGTCAGTCTCTGGAAAACCCCGAGGCCTACTGGGCGCAGCAGGCCGAACAGGTCGCCTGGTTCAAAAAGCCCGCAACCATGCTGGAGACAACACCCCAGGGCAGCCATAGCTGGTTTGCCGACGGCGAGCTCAACAGCTGTTACCTGGCGCTGGACTGGCAAATCGAGCAGGGCCGTGGTGACCAGGTGGCACTCTATTACGACTCGCCGGTGAGTAGTGTACGCGAGGCGATAACCTACCGGGAGCTGCTGGAGCGCGTGGCCCGCTTTGCCGGCGCGCTGAAGACGCTGGGTGTCGACAAGGGCGACCGGGTGGTGATCTATATGCCCATGGTGCCCGAGGCCGCAGTGGCGATGCTGGCCTGTGCACGGCTGGGTGCGGTGCATTCGGTGGTGTTCGGCGGCTTTGCCGCCAATGAACTGGCGGTGCGGATCGACGATGCCCAGCCGAAACTGATACTGACCGCGTCCTGCGGTATCGAGATGGACAAGACCCTCGCCTACAAGCCGCTGGTCGACAAGGCCATTGCGCTGGCGACACACAAGCCGGCCCATACCCTGGTGCTGCAGCGCCCGATGCTGCAGGCCGACATGGATGCGCCCCGTGACCTGGATTGGCACGCGGTGCAGCGTGGCGTTGAACCCGCCGACTGCGTGCCGGTGAAGGGTCGTGATCCGCTGTATATTCTCTATACCTCCGGCACCACCGGGCAACCCAAGGGCATTGTGCGTGACAACGGCGGCCATGCGGTGGCGCTGCTGTACGCGCTGCGCAATGTATACGGCATGAATCCGGGCGACGTCTGGTGGGGAGCATCGGATATCGGCTGGGTGGTGGGCCACTCCTTTATCGTCTATGGCCCGCTGATGGGGGGCTGCAGCGCGGTGTTCTACGAGGGAAAACCGGTGCGTACCCCCGATGCCGGCGCCTACTGGCGGGTGATTGAGGAATACGGCGTCAATGCCATGTTCTGTGCGCCGACGGCCTTTCGGGCCGTGCGCAAGGAAGACCCGGAGGGGCGCCTGAGCAAAGCGTACGACCTGTCGAGCCTCAAGCGGCTGTTTGTGGCCGGCGAAAAGCTGGACTCTTCCACCCACGACTGGCTGGCGGGGCTGCTGGGTGTTCCGGTGATGGATCACTGGTGGCAGACCGAGACCGGCTGGCCCATGACTTCTGCGATGACGGGCTGGAGCAGTCCGTCCGCGCCGCGCCTGGGGTCCACCAACAAGGCGATACCGGGCTATGACATCCGGGTGCTGGACAGCGATGGCGGGGAGGTCCCTGCAGGCGAGTCGGGCAATATCTGTGTACGCCTGCCGATGCCGCCGGGCGTGACCTGGAGCATCTGGAACCAGCCTGAACGTTTCACACAGGCCTACCTGAGCCTCTTTCCCGGTTATTACCACACCGGCGACGGGGGCTACGTGGATGCGGATGGCTATGTCTTTATTACCGGGCGCACCGACGACGTAATCAACGTGTCGGGGCATCGGCTGTCCACCGGGGAAATGGAAGAGGTCGTATCAGGCCATCCGGCGGTGGCGGAGTGCGCCGTTATTGGCGTGCAGGATGCTCTCAAGGGGCAGCTGCCGGTGGGCCTGGTGGTGCTCAAGTCTGGCGAGGATATCGATGCGGCCAGACTAGAGGCGGAGCTGGTGCAGCGGGTGCGTGATCAGGTGGGCGCGCTGGCCTGCTTTCGCCGCGTGTTGGTGGTGCAGCGACTGCCCAAGACCCGTTCGGGCAAGATTCTGCGGGCCGTTCTGCGCAAGATCGCCGTGGGCGAGAATTACCAGACACCCTCGACCATCGATGACGCCAGCATCCTGCCGGAGATCAGTAGCGCCATGCAGCAGGCGGGACTCGTATAG
- the mmsB gene encoding 3-hydroxyisobutyrate dehydrogenase, translating to MATIAFIGLGNMGGPMAHNLAAAGHRVQAFDLSAQALAHAVAEGCLQAASAADAVKDAEFVISMLPAGRHVEGLYVSGPEPLLDLIAPSSLIIDCSTIEADVAKRVCAVAAERGRDFIDAPVSGGVGGAQAGTLSFMVGASAAQFGRARPILNVMGKNIFHAGDHGAGQIAKACNNMMLAILMTGTCEALNMGVRNGLDPAVLSEIMKQSSGGNWALNVYNPWPGVMDTAPASKGYQGGFQTNLMFKDLGLAMDLSQQSEAPVPMGSAARALFSLHKAQGNGALDFSSVLKLYRESE from the coding sequence ATGGCTACAATCGCATTTATCGGGCTCGGCAACATGGGCGGCCCCATGGCCCACAACCTGGCAGCGGCCGGTCACCGGGTGCAGGCGTTCGACCTGTCGGCGCAGGCGCTGGCCCATGCAGTGGCCGAGGGTTGCCTGCAGGCGGCGAGCGCGGCGGATGCCGTCAAGGATGCCGAGTTTGTCATCTCCATGCTGCCGGCCGGGCGCCATGTTGAAGGGCTCTACGTCAGCGGGCCCGAACCGCTGCTTGATCTGATCGCACCCAGCAGCCTGATTATCGACTGTTCCACCATCGAGGCCGATGTTGCCAAACGGGTGTGCGCTGTCGCCGCCGAGCGTGGCCGCGACTTTATCGATGCACCGGTGTCCGGCGGTGTGGGCGGGGCCCAGGCGGGTACCCTGAGCTTTATGGTGGGGGCGTCTGCCGCCCAGTTCGGGCGCGCCAGGCCGATTCTCAATGTTATGGGCAAGAACATCTTCCATGCCGGCGACCATGGCGCCGGACAGATCGCCAAGGCCTGCAACAACATGATGCTGGCGATCCTGATGACGGGCACCTGCGAGGCGCTCAATATGGGGGTCAGGAATGGCCTGGACCCTGCGGTACTGTCCGAGATCATGAAGCAAAGCTCAGGCGGCAACTGGGCGCTGAATGTCTACAACCCCTGGCCCGGCGTGATGGATACGGCGCCGGCCTCCAAAGGCTACCAGGGTGGCTTCCAGACCAATCTGATGTTCAAGGACCTGGGCCTGGCCATGGACCTGAGCCAGCAAAGTGAAGCCCCCGTCCCCATGGGCTCCGCCGCCCGTGCCCTGTTCAGCCTGCACAAGGCCCAGGGTAACGGAGCACTGGATTTCTCCAGTGTGCTGAAGCTTTATCGCGAGAGCGAATAG